In Salmo trutta chromosome 16, fSalTru1.1, whole genome shotgun sequence, a genomic segment contains:
- the si:ch211-105j21.9 gene encoding chitinase 3 isoform X2, producing MMAIDHRLSLPLASFILAISLTTTTTLTSSSERGNNATATNIRLVTAITETMAPNQTYTTAMSTPSNVTVDGALSTTSYHNSSQNSTGTTTHNAVQDNSTTTTALAESSNTTTESTPTLAPTANATSAAVTVPGIVPSTPPTTQAAKTTDNQNSTSNIPPQQSTKNLPQTTNTATSMTTATHNVTQGFGLDNSEKFMTVFFSVVLGVFVLGIFMYTLNRWNQMRQYSHRPLYNNSEAEVGGSLAADDTLVISGGLYDGSQIYNPTMTTTDMTEDEFNFDNRPHVSQPSEFRLEFLTEERESSPGYEASTFHTFQPIDDDF from the exons ATGATGGCCATTGATCACAGACTTTCTCTACCCCTGGCAAGTTTTATTTTGGCCATTTCCTTGACTACAACTACAACTCTGACAAGCTCTTCTGAGAGAGGAAATAATGCCACTGCCACAAATATCCGTTTGGTTACGGCAATCACAGAGACAATGGCTCCAAACCAGACCTACACCACTGCCATGTCAACTCCTTCAAATGTCACTGTTGACGGTGCTCTCTCTACTACAAGTTACCATAACTCAAGTCAGAACAGCACTGGAACAACAACTCACAATGCTGTGCAGGACAACTCAACAACCACAACAGCACTGGCTGAGAGCTCAAACACAACCACTGAGTCAACACCAACTTTGGCCCCTACAGCTAATGCTACATCAGCAGCCGTGACAGTCCCAGGTATTGTCCCCTCCACTCCACCAACCACCCAAGCAGCCAAGACCACTGATAACCAAAACAGTACATCAAATATCCCACCACAACAATCCACTAAGAATCTTCCTCAAACCACCAATACCGCCACGTCGATGACAACAGCAACACATAATGTGACACAAG GTTTTGGACTAGACAATTCAGAAAAATTCATGACGGTTTTCTTCAGTGTTGTGCttggggtgtttgttttgggaatatTTATGTACACGTTGAATAGATGGAACCAGATGAGGCAATACTCACATCGACCTCTCTATAACAACTCTGAGGCCGAAG TGGGTGGATCCCTCGCAGCAGACGACACACTTGTAATTTCAGGAGGACTCTACGATGGTTCGCAAATCTATAATCCAACGATGACAACTACTGACATGACGGAGGATGAGTTCAATTTTGATAACCGTCCACACGTGTCCCAGCCATCAGAGTTCCGCCTGGAGTTCTTAACTGAAGAACGAGAGAGCTCCCCGGGCTATGAGGCCTCTACCTTTCATACTTTTCAGCCAATTGATGATGATTTTTAA
- the si:ch211-105j21.9 gene encoding mucin-5AC isoform X1, with protein sequence MQIDHCHIWIHAICFDLEFTAVVDQRENMMAIDHRLSLPLASFILAISLTTTTTLTSSSERGNNATATNIRLVTAITETMAPNQTYTTAMSTPSNVTVDGALSTTSYHNSSQNSTGTTTHNAVQDNSTTTTALAESSNTTTESTPTLAPTANATSAAVTVPGIVPSTPPTTQAAKTTDNQNSTSNIPPQQSTKNLPQTTNTATSMTTATHNVTQGFGLDNSEKFMTVFFSVVLGVFVLGIFMYTLNRWNQMRQYSHRPLYNNSEAEVGGSLAADDTLVISGGLYDGSQIYNPTMTTTDMTEDEFNFDNRPHVSQPSEFRLEFLTEERESSPGYEASTFHTFQPIDDDF encoded by the exons atgcaaatagaccattgccatatatggatccaTGCCATTTGCTTTGATCTGGAATTTACAGCTGTGGTC GACCAAAGAGAAAACATGATGGCCATTGATCACAGACTTTCTCTACCCCTGGCAAGTTTTATTTTGGCCATTTCCTTGACTACAACTACAACTCTGACAAGCTCTTCTGAGAGAGGAAATAATGCCACTGCCACAAATATCCGTTTGGTTACGGCAATCACAGAGACAATGGCTCCAAACCAGACCTACACCACTGCCATGTCAACTCCTTCAAATGTCACTGTTGACGGTGCTCTCTCTACTACAAGTTACCATAACTCAAGTCAGAACAGCACTGGAACAACAACTCACAATGCTGTGCAGGACAACTCAACAACCACAACAGCACTGGCTGAGAGCTCAAACACAACCACTGAGTCAACACCAACTTTGGCCCCTACAGCTAATGCTACATCAGCAGCCGTGACAGTCCCAGGTATTGTCCCCTCCACTCCACCAACCACCCAAGCAGCCAAGACCACTGATAACCAAAACAGTACATCAAATATCCCACCACAACAATCCACTAAGAATCTTCCTCAAACCACCAATACCGCCACGTCGATGACAACAGCAACACATAATGTGACACAAG GTTTTGGACTAGACAATTCAGAAAAATTCATGACGGTTTTCTTCAGTGTTGTGCttggggtgtttgttttgggaatatTTATGTACACGTTGAATAGATGGAACCAGATGAGGCAATACTCACATCGACCTCTCTATAACAACTCTGAGGCCGAAG TGGGTGGATCCCTCGCAGCAGACGACACACTTGTAATTTCAGGAGGACTCTACGATGGTTCGCAAATCTATAATCCAACGATGACAACTACTGACATGACGGAGGATGAGTTCAATTTTGATAACCGTCCACACGTGTCCCAGCCATCAGAGTTCCGCCTGGAGTTCTTAACTGAAGAACGAGAGAGCTCCCCGGGCTATGAGGCCTCTACCTTTCATACTTTTCAGCCAATTGATGATGATTTTTAA